DNA from Deinococcus roseus:
AACACCAGCCTGCGGAACCGGAAAGCCTGATCCAGCGGGCCAAGCGAGAGCCAGCGTGGTTCATGGGCATGCTGAACGCGTTTGAGCTGGATGACCTGCCAGGCAGGCAACTCGACGGCATCCAGCAAACCCTGGAAGCCCTGGATGAACAGGCCACCCTGGAAGACTTCCTGCACCTGTTCACCGTCAAAACCACCAATTGAACCTTTTGGAGGATTCACATGGAATTTCTGGGTTTGGGAGGCACCGATGAAGTGGGAGCCTCCTGTTATCTTTACCGACTGCCGGAAGCCAACCTGCTGATTGACGCTGGTTTGCGGCCAGGGATGCAAGGCGACGCTTCCCTCCCATACTTGAAACTCCTGCAGGAAAAAGAAAACACCCCCACTTGCATGGTGCTCAGCCACGCCCACCTGGACCACGTGGCCGCCCTCCCAGTGGTCACCTCGATGTTCCGGGACCTTCCGGTGTACTGCACAGCCCCCACCGCCCGGATTTTGCAGGAAGTGCTCTTTGACACCCTGAAGATCACCCGCAGCACCGGGGAAATGATTTTTGACAGCAAAATGATGAAGCGGGCTCTGGAGCGCATCCGGGTGGTGCAATACTTCCAGCATGTCACCGAGCACGGTTTTGGATTCATGCTGGTCCCCAGTGGCCACCTGCTGGGCGCAGCGAGCGTGGCCATTGAATGCAGCGCTGGAAAAATCTTCCACACTGGAGACTTCTCCAACGTCGCCACCGTGACCACCAACGCTGCCTACAGACCCCCTCAGCCCATCCAGCAGCACGTGGTGGTCAGTGAGTCCACCTACGGAGACACCAACCTCCCAGGACGCAAAGAACAGGTCCGCAACTTTGTGGGCGGCATCAACGAAACCCTCCGGGGTGGCGGGAAAGTGCTGATCCCCTCATTCGCCCTGGGCAGGGCCCAGGAGATGGTGAGCATCCTGCTCTCCCACATGGCCAACAACCTGCTGCCCACCGCACCCATCTACCTGGACGGCATGGCCCGCAGCATGACCCAGGTGTACGAAGACCTCCTGCCAGAACTGCCAGAAGCCCTGCAAAACCAGGTGAAAAACGCCCGACTGCAGCCCTTCTTGCGCAGCCCAGTGGCCCTGGTGGAAGACGAACGCCACCGTGAATCGATCATTGCCTCCAGGGAGCGCAGCGTGATCATCACCTCATCGGGAATGCTGCAGGCCGGTCCCAGCCCCATGTATGCCAGGGGCCTTTTGGGAGACGAAAAAAACGGCCTGTTCATTGTGGGATACCAGGATGCAGAGTCCCCGGGTCGCAGGCTGCTGGAACTCCAGCAAGGGGGAGAGGTCATGCTGCCCGTGGGACCAAAAGGAGGAGGCAAAACGGCCTTTGAGCCTGTTGCAGCGTACTGCCGGGTGGAACGCTTCTACCTCTCCGCGCATGCCGACCGCATGGGCATCATCAGCCAGCTGACCAGTTACCCCAGCGACAAGGTGATCCTCACCCACGGGGAAGCGAATGCCCGTCAC
Protein-coding regions in this window:
- a CDS encoding MBL fold metallo-hydrolase, with protein sequence MEFLGLGGTDEVGASCYLYRLPEANLLIDAGLRPGMQGDASLPYLKLLQEKENTPTCMVLSHAHLDHVAALPVVTSMFRDLPVYCTAPTARILQEVLFDTLKITRSTGEMIFDSKMMKRALERIRVVQYFQHVTEHGFGFMLVPSGHLLGAASVAIECSAGKIFHTGDFSNVATVTTNAAYRPPQPIQQHVVVSESTYGDTNLPGRKEQVRNFVGGINETLRGGGKVLIPSFALGRAQEMVSILLSHMANNLLPTAPIYLDGMARSMTQVYEDLLPELPEALQNQVKNARLQPFLRSPVALVEDERHRESIIASRERSVIITSSGMLQAGPSPMYARGLLGDEKNGLFIVGYQDAESPGRRLLELQQGGEVMLPVGPKGGGKTAFEPVAAYCRVERFYLSAHADRMGIISQLTSYPSDKVILTHGEANARHALADHLKKEREVHLPKAGEVVEVLKAAPHLKRTSIVIPRKAVSANQTSETGGATTDAPRETRVKKFKEEVQGVFDAETNTLTLHFKDLKDPNFFPTGTYRVEGVRGSVTRVQITERWRGPKQVPAADSLSAMIARLSPYPVTLQEVINRGFSGSKLLAQKWLKQRMAEGTFVRLKRGVYTLSSESRQS